Proteins encoded in a region of the Actinomycetota bacterium genome:
- a CDS encoding phosphoribosylanthranilate isomerase, with product MGAFRTRIKVCGLTRPRDAALAVAAGADALGVVFADSPRCISIDRAREVFSAVPLFVTRVGVFVDSGPEFVARAVTELGLHAVQFSGGEDPWRCLSAPVPAIKALRVAGIVERSAMEIYRGKAAAILLDTHVPGKAGGTGVPFDWHAVAPLPDWAPTIVAGGLNAGNVGAAIAALNPYAVDVSSGVEFEPGIKDAVRLVEFCSAVREADREVYRS from the coding sequence ATGGGGGCGTTCCGCACCCGCATCAAGGTCTGCGGGCTCACCCGCCCGCGCGACGCCGCGCTCGCCGTGGCGGCGGGTGCGGACGCCCTCGGCGTCGTGTTCGCCGACAGTCCTCGTTGCATCTCGATCGACCGGGCGCGCGAGGTGTTCTCGGCCGTGCCCCTGTTCGTCACCCGGGTCGGTGTGTTCGTCGACTCCGGCCCGGAGTTCGTCGCCCGGGCGGTGACCGAACTCGGGTTGCACGCCGTGCAGTTCTCCGGCGGTGAGGACCCCTGGCGCTGCCTCTCGGCTCCCGTGCCCGCCATCAAGGCGCTGCGCGTGGCCGGCATCGTCGAACGCTCGGCGATGGAGATCTACCGGGGCAAGGCGGCCGCGATCCTGCTCGACACCCACGTGCCGGGCAAGGCGGGCGGCACCGGCGTGCCGTTCGACTGGCACGCGGTCGCGCCGCTGCCCGACTGGGCTCCGACGATCGTGGCCGGCGGGCTGAACGCCGGCAACGTGGGCGCCGCGATCGCCGCGCTCAACCCGTACGCGGTCGACGTGTCCAGCGGCGTCGAGTTCGAGCCGGGCATCAAGGACGCGGTGCGGCTCGTCGAGTTCTGCTCGGCCGTGCGTGAGGCCGACCGGGAGGTGTACCGCTCGTGA